Proteins from one Argopecten irradians isolate NY chromosome 15, Ai_NY, whole genome shotgun sequence genomic window:
- the LOC138309214 gene encoding uncharacterized protein, with protein sequence MNGEATSGNLDPDTTRNEVKGQDQPMNGETTTSTVPARSGVWTRSSVEKSMLTATPTQTNKDKYTVQVVTKFMCRFCARQFDTPTEMQSHIATHTRGKSTSHSCYVCGKTYSTPSKLQRHVRVHSGERPYACNICGRRFTRSDHVKQHLKVHMPQKQRNICRLCDMKFLRRQTLHSHLQQSHGVSTVFTCHRCGEAFDLITQLHTHKESHLSLYPPTTEVTENGVIIKKEPSIPEDDENPVRGLAKFSLGPQPQVPEDPTGKLDSVPRNHIGSRMAAKVDKTNGLPADFQLSEDIAMESIIKDAISNAVQNEMELSSYGGGNTVKKEMEVTDTNNGEGGDDYQSTTTVTDDMNMFILPSDLKKIKQEPKDPDEMEESIDVVGDAGSSDLSKECQTMDNDDDESEDEEKTKDEEKTEEKEEEISSSKSTEENSNDEGQNNTPTTPNIQEIRVGPKTSTGIKKMKLKVLGPASYKAAMQQKLRAKLKSYVPISTIPTVSTSAGITSIAGNNPNLSKLVNSTASSGWGSTLTPLTAGPSTISKIPPGTQVKKMMRCEHCCIWFEDYAMSLLHNSLHSADESDPFTCRKCLKKLGNRLEFTAHLVWHLEPTMDG encoded by the coding sequence ATGAATGGAGAGGCTACTTCAGGTAACCTTGACCCCGACACTACAAGGAATGAGGTCAAGGGTCAAGACCAGCCAATGAATGGAGAGACTACAACTTCAACTGTTCCTGCACGGTCTGGAGTCTGGACTAGGTCTAGTGTGGAGAAGTCGATGCTAACAGCGACCCCTACACAGACTAACAAAGACAAGTACACAGTACAAGTTGTTACGAAATTTATGTGTAGATTTTGTGCCCGCCAGTTTGATACACCAACTGAAATGCAGAGTCATATCGCCACGCACACTAGGGGTAAGTCTACATCACATTCATGCTACGTCTGCGGAAAGACGTACTCAACGCCATCAAAACTACAAAGGCATGTCCGCGTTCATAGCGGAGAAAGGCCGTATGCGTGCAATATATGTGGTCGAAGGTTTACTCGATCCGACCATGTGAAACAACATTTAAAAGTGCATATGCCACAGAAGCAGAGAAATATCTGCCGCCTTTGTGATATGAAGTTTCTGCGGCGTCAGACGCTGCATTCCCATCTACAGCAGAGTCATGGTGTCTCCACAGTATTTACCTGTCATCGATGTGGCGAGGCGTTCGACTTGATAACTCAGCTCCACACACATAAGGAAAGTCACTTATCCCTGTACCCGCCCACAACTGAAGTGACAGAGAATGGTGTTATCATAAAGAAGGAGCCAAGTATCCCGGAAGACGATGAAAATCCAGTCAGGGGGCTTGCTAAATTTAGCTTGGGACCCCAACCACAGGTGCCAGAGGACCCCACCGGGAAATTGGACTCTGTGCCTCGGAATCATATAGGATCTCGTATGGCGGCTAAAGTTGATAAAACAAATGGTCTGCCCGCAGACTTCCAACTGAGTGAGGACATAGCAATGGAAAGTATCATCAAGGATGCTATTTCGAATGCTGTACAGAACGAGATGGAACTCTCCTCCTACGGAGGTGGAAATACAGTAAAAAAGGAAATGGAAGTCACGGACACAAATAACGGCGAAGGGGGTGATGACTACCAATCAACAACGACCGTCACTGACGATatgaacatgtttattttaccgTCGGACCTGAAGAAAATCAAACAGGAACCTAAAGATCCGGACGAGATGGAAGAATCCATTGATGTGGTAGGGGACGCAGGCTCTAGCGATTTAAGTAAGGAATGCCAGACAATggataatgatgatgacgaaTCGGAAGACGAAGAAAAGACTAAAgatgaagaaaaaacagaagAAAAGGAAGAAGAAATTTCATCATCAAAATCAACTGAAGAGAACTCGAATGATGAAGGTCAAAATAATACACCCACAACTCCAAATATTCAGGAAATCAGAGTGGGTCCCAAGACATCTACGGGAATCAAGAAGATGAAACTCAAAGTTCTTGGACCGGCAAGTTATAAGGCAGCCATGCAACAAAAATTACGGGCAAAATTAAAATCGTACGTTCCAATATCAACCATCCCAACTGTCAGTACCAGTGCAGGAATAACAAGTATCGCTGGAAACAATCCGAATCTTTCAAAACTCGTCAATTCCACAGCATCGTCTGGGTGGGGTAGTACATTGACTCCACTCACCGCCGGTCCTAGTACCATCAGCAAAATTCCACCAGGCACTCAGGTTAAAAAGATGATGCGATGTGAACATTGTTGTATATGGTTTGAGGATTACGCGATGAGTCTACTCCATAACTCGTTACATTCGGCAGATGAATCAGATCCGTTCACCTGTAGAAAATGTCTGAAGAAGCTTGGGAACCGATTAGAATTCACAGCACATTTAGTCTGGCACCTCGAACCAACCATGGATGGttaa
- the LOC138309165 gene encoding uncharacterized protein produces the protein MSENIEGSPFSYEDQQSKSTTRESEMDEDSLEGDSDPLKRNSFDPQDGNGIPDDNDKIKPAHSESGYDDMYRQSPRYHSDSLDSLSQSNSSTNETSELTALLSSTDTPVTNTGKSRLPVKCATGLTRRSSIPKQKAVKEGKGQKNITRSKTVDLAKGVFNHDDKKKRGNSQSGMTDNHNVRETVASRLRFEKRHLPHEQDCEGDDYMTPTQRKDQLLKDLKIQVKELTSDIEARDSQIERLKLDIDEEARKIIERKNEEAKELCSNLDSLQIEHDDLLKSYQKSLCSIVDLEESVSELNDRIAIQEKRNESIYLEMYKKGQESAQFERNVELERLAVSSDSSSMTMKELIRKLVETESELAKWQSLRRQESYESAEKPETEAEVTLKFLKDTFFHYLTEMKDSDRYLRAMIRIFNYTDVQKKKISTCVTEKQNKSA, from the exons ATGTCCGAGAATATTGAAGGATCACCGTTTTCATATGAGGATCAACAATCCAAGTCAACAACTAGAGAATCCGAAATGGATGAAGATAGCCTAGAAGGCGATTCAGATCCATTAAAAAGGAATTCTTTTGACCCACAAGATGGGAATGGTATCCCTGATGATAACGATAAAATCAAACCTGCCCATAGCGAATCCGGATATGACGACATGTATCGACAATCGCCTCGCTATCATTCTGATTCTCTGGACTCTCTCAGCCAATCAAATTCAAGTACAAATGAAACTTCGGAGTTAACAGCTCTTTTGTCGTCCACTGACACCCCAGTGACAAACACTGGAAAATCTCGTCTCcctgttaaatgtgctacagGTCTTACTCGGAGGTCATCCATTCCAAAACAAAAAGCAGTGAAAGAGGGAAAAGGTCAGAAGAACATAACCAGGAGTAAGACTGTTGACTTGGCAAAGGGTGTGTTTAACCATGACGACAAGAAAAAGCGAGGAAATTCACAATCAGGGATGACCGACAACCACAATGTACGGGAAACAGTCGCAAGTCGTTTGAGATTTGAGAAACGCCACCTTCCTCATGAGCAAGACTGTGAGGGGGATGACTACATGACACCTACTCAAAGGAAAGACCAATTGCTGAAAGATTTGAAAATCCAAGTGAAAGAATTAACAAGTGATATAGAGGCTCGCGATTCACAGATAGAAAGATTGAAATTGGACATAGATGAAGAAGCACGAAAGATAATTGAAAGGAAGAATGAGGAGGCAAAGGAGCTATGTTCAAATCTTGACAGCTTGCAAATTGAACACGACGATCTTCTGAAGTCCTACCAGAAATCACTTTGTAGCATCGTCGATTTGGAGGAATCTGTTTCAGAGCTTAAC GATCGCATAGCCATCCAGGAAAAACGGAACGAGAGTATTTACTTGGAGATGTATAAAAAGGGCCAAGAGTCCGCCCAGTTCGAACGGAATGTTGAG TTGGAGCGCCTTGCAGTCAGTTCTGACAGTTCCAGTATGACGATGAAAGAACTCATCAGAAAATTAGTGGAAACTGAATCCGAACTAGCGAAATGGCAATCCCTTCGCCGCCAGGAGTCGTACGAGTCGGCTGAGAAACCGGAAACGGAAGCGGAAGTGACGTTGAAGTTTCTAAAGGATACATTCTTCCATTACCTTACAGAAATGAAGGATTCTGACCGTTACCTTCGAGCTATGATCAGAATATTTAATTATACAGATGttcaaaaaaagaaaatatccaCTTGTGTcacagaaaaacaaaacaaaagtgcaTAA